Proteins found in one Orcinus orca chromosome 11, mOrcOrc1.1, whole genome shotgun sequence genomic segment:
- the MLC1 gene encoding membrane protein MLC1 isoform X4 yields the protein MDYLRCAAGSCIPSAIVSFAVWRRNVSVIPNFQILFVSTFAVTTTCLIWFGCKLVLNPSAVDINFNLILLLLLELFMAATVIISARSSEAHCKQKGSISESTNILYEVTFPARVLKSYSVIEVIAGVSAILGGVIALNVDDAISGPHLSVTFFWILVACFPSAIASHVTAECPSRSLVEVLIAICSLAAPLLFTASGYLSFSVMRIMDVFKDYPPAFKSYDALLLLLMLELLLQAGLNTATVIQCVRFKAGASWDAAQTGPQGRPAGEVLWTECFQFYSYKCRRELGKPLHGPQSFPSCGSSGCPLQTWRQRPLAGGL from the exons TGCATCCCCTCAGCCATAGTGAGCTTTGCTGTCTGGAGGAGAAACGTCAGCGTG ATTCCCAACTTCCAGATACTGTTTGTGTCCACGTTTGCTGTCACCACGACGTGTTTGATCTGGTTTGGATGCAAACTTGTACTGAACCCGTCAGCAGTAGAT ATCAATTTCAATCTGattctgctgcttctgctggAGCTTTTCATGGCAGCCACGGTGATCATCTCTGCGCGGTCCAGCGAGGCGCACTGCAAGCAGAAG ggCTCCATCTCCGAGAGCACCAACATTCTGTATGAAGTGACATTTCCTGCTCGGGTCCTGAAATCCTATTCC GTCATCGAGGTGATCGCCGGTGTCTCCGCCATCCTTGGAGGGGTCATCGCTCTGAACGTGGATGACGCCATCTCAGGCCCGCACCTTTCGGTGACGTTCTTTTGGATCTTAGTGGCC tGTTTTCCAAGCGCCATTGCCAGTCATGTGACGGCAGAGTGTCCCAGCAGATCTCTG GTGGAGGTGCTGATAGCCATCTGCAGCCTCGCGGCCCCGCTGCTGTTCACGGCCTCGGGGTACCTGTCCTTCAGCGTAATGAGAATCATGGATGTCTTTAAAGATTACCCGCCAGCCTTCAAG TCCTACGACGCGCTTCTGTTGCTGCTGATGCTGGAGCTGCTGCTGCAGGCGGGCCTCAACACGGCCACGGTCATCCAGTGCGTGCGCTTCAAGGCGGGCGCATCCTGGGACGCTGCACAGACCGGCCCGCAGGGACGCCCGGCGGGAGAG gtgttatggactgaatgcttCCAGTTCTACTCTTACAAATGTAGAAGAGAACTTGGCAAACCTCTGCATGGACCACAGAGCTTTCCCTCCTGCGGCTCGTCAGGGTGCCCACTACAGACGTGGCGGCAGCGACCCCTGGCCGGCGGGCTGTGA